The window ATACTTTGGTGGAACAAGCTTGCTGATTGTTGTTGGTGTTGCACTGGAGACAATAAGACAGATGGAAGCTCAAATGTTGATGCGGCATTATAAAGGATTTTTGAGCTAAAAAAGCAGATTATTGTTAGTATGGAGGTATAGTAAATATGAGACTCATACTTTTAGGTGCACCTGGTGCTGGAAAGGGTACTCAGGCAGAATTTTTGAGCAAGAGATTCTCGATACCTCATATCTCAACGGGTGACATTTTAAGAGAAAATGTAAAGAACGAAACTGATCTTGGCAAAAAAGCAAAAGAGTATATGGACAAAGGTCTTTTGGTACCGGATGAGATAGTGATTGAGATTGTCAAGGATAGACTTTCAAAAGAAGATTGCAAAAACGGATTTTTACTAGATGGTTTTCCACGTACTATTGCTCAAGCAGAGGCACTTGATAAGGTACTTGAAGAAATTGGTCAAAAAATTGATAAAGTTTTGAGCATTGAAGTTCCGGACGAAAAGATTTTAGAGAGAATGTCTGGACGAAGGATTTGCAAAAACTGTGGTGCAAGCTTCCATGTCATCTACAGGCCACCACAAAAAGAAGGTGTATGTGATGTATGTGGTGGAGAGCTTTATCAAAGAGAAGATGATAAAGAAGAAACTGTCAAAAAGAGACTGGAAGTTTACCATGCACAAACACAGCCAGTGATTGATTATTACAAAGCAAAAGGTTTGCTTGTTGTGGCTTATGGTCAGGAAGAAATAGCTGATACAACAAA is drawn from Caldicellulosiruptor diazotrophicus and contains these coding sequences:
- a CDS encoding adenylate kinase — protein: MRLILLGAPGAGKGTQAEFLSKRFSIPHISTGDILRENVKNETDLGKKAKEYMDKGLLVPDEIVIEIVKDRLSKEDCKNGFLLDGFPRTIAQAEALDKVLEEIGQKIDKVLSIEVPDEKILERMSGRRICKNCGASFHVIYRPPQKEGVCDVCGGELYQREDDKEETVKKRLEVYHAQTQPVIDYYKAKGLLVVAYGQEEIADTTKEVLKALGIE